The sequence below is a genomic window from Raphanus sativus cultivar WK10039 unplaced genomic scaffold, ASM80110v3 Scaffold0197, whole genome shotgun sequence.
CGCAAGTAAACCGTGTCGTCGCCTCATGAAACGTTGCCGTTTGGTTTGTCTCCACGCTTTCTTACAAACAGCGGCGGGGACTCTATAGAGGGCGAGAACAACCAGGTTCACCACCGCGCAAGGGCCGCAACACCACACCGCCGCACACTCGGCTGCGGCTCCTCCCGCTACCTCTCCCACCTTCCTCCTCTCCGCGTGTTTGGCCATCGTGGTCGGAGGagagtttctttcttctgatgtCAGTATCACGTGACGAGTCATaccagaagagagagagagagagagatgagaaggGCGAAAGTCTCAGGGATCTTCAGATGATAGGGAAAGATAACTGTCTCAGAGAAACTTGATTTCCCCAAGAAAATAGAATCTAGTGAAAATTGACCTGTATTTTCTCAGGTCATTCATCATTGATTCCGGTTACGTTGCCAATCATCAATCATGATGATCCCAGGacgagagttttttttttttaaaaggggGGATCACAAGTAGAAATAGGAGGAGGGTAGGGTGCAAATGAAACGATTATAGGTCTTTGTATGAATTTTCTCGAAATTGGCTGGAATTTTCTGTGGAAGTGAAAGAATCTTCCGAAACGTCTGGTCagagaaaaatagaaaataacgAATTTGAGATAAAAATGGAAGTGATGAGTCACCAAATTCATCGGAGAGGGTACATATAACCAAATATTTTGGTCTTTTTTCTTTAGactaaataactaaaaaaaaattggcatGGGCCACACATGACGCGAGTGATTTTTGGAAGAAGTCGTTTTTGGAGTTCTGTTCTCGACACTAACCCACCAATTGTTTGCTTATCAAAGCTCCTGGATTTCTATCTGTCTGATTGTTTTTTTCTGGGATTTCCAGCTGTGTAGGACCATTCATTAATCCAAATGTGAAattacagaaaagaaaaatcggataactaaacaaatttttttttatcacttttGAATGATGTCTTCCAATAGATTTACGAGGAAAGATATAGGATTATTGTCCCAgatgttatttttaaatctattattatacaaattaGACAGGAAGAGAACAATcactataataaaaataaaaatatttatgattttcttgGTATTTTACCTAATGAAtctcatatgtttttttttcaaaacaaaaatcataaacaataaaaaagtcTACAAATCTATTCTTCAATCCAATAGCTCATTTAACTTCATTAAGGACATGATTGATTTTCCTGATATCACCTACAAATGCAGCTTTTACGGTGGTTGTCATTTTGCAACAATCACATAAAATACTCtaaactaggataagacctgcaccttgcgcagggtgaaatatttattttaaaatttatgttttcatattgTAAAATTTCATGATTTCTGAATACATGtgtttttgtgtttaaaatatatttgatatttatgtttttttcaatgtagaataattaattaagtataaatatttggtacacataaaaaatatagaagctcaaatcaaacaattaaaatgaGATATCATTGATATTCTTATAATCATAGATTAAGGGTTATGAAAACATTTGGTATTTATAAGGAAAAATTCAACCGATATATAGTAGGCATAGATAGGTTTTCGGATGGTTtggaaagttaaaataattagcactaattatctaaaaactatattttaatgtaatatattgaaccaatatttacataaatttttagTAACTACCACAAACATATTTAGCAAAGTTGTTTTAAGTTATCGAAATTTTAGACTTGGTGACAAactatattattatcttaaattaAACCTACCATATAGAACTTCTTCAAAAATTTGTACCAAGCTTAAAAATTTGGTGGAATCATTAACTTGGTCAAAACGTTTCTCAACTATTCAAACATATggtataaaaacaattaatttaaacttacCAAAAGAGTTTGATACATAAATTGTGTATCAGGAAAA
It includes:
- the LOC108837148 gene encoding uncharacterized protein LOC108837148, which translates into the protein MTRHVILTSEERNSPPTTMAKHAERRKVGEVAGGAAAECAAVWCCGPCAVVNLVVLALYRVPAAVCKKAWRQTKRQRFMRRRHGLLASAAAESTVHARLKEEDPTADIVFEENVVNGELNDVVMLEDEMFERFYGAGFWRSPSQRDTSSGSL